AATGAACGCTATTAGAACGAATAGCGTTTATTATTGAAAAAACATTAACGCTCGATGTATAGACTGACTTAATATATAAGTATGTATACAAACAAACTGATATGAGTACAAATGATTAGATGGCTGCCTATAAAAATTTTTACTCTTAAAGAAAAGATCTTTTCAAGAACGAATCAATATCTAACACACAAATAATGGAGGTGTGAAGTTTGGAATATGGATATTTTGCACAAGAAGTAGCAAAACAACTAGATATAAACACCAATACACTTCGCAGATGGTCAATCGAACTAGAAAAAATGGAATATATATTTGAAAGAAATGAGCGTAATCAACGAATTTACTATGAGAATGATATAGATATCTTAAAGCAAATGAAAGAATACTTAAATCAAAACTGGAAACTAGAAGAAGCTGCAACAAGAAGCATGGAAAACACTGAAGAGAACGTTCAGAAAACGGATAGCGTTCACGAGGAAAATGAAGTTCAAGTAACGCTCAGAAAACGTTCAGAAACAGATGTTTTGATGATTCAAGAAAAATTTTCTTACATGTTTGAGCAACAAGATAAAATTGTACAGCAGAACCAAGATATCATTAAATTATTATTACAGGAACGCTCAGAAAAAGAAGACAAGGATTTACAGATTCAGTTATTACAAGAAAAACTGGATAAAGCAATTGAACTATTGAATGAAGATCGCCAAGAACAGCAAGATAACACCAAAAAAACGTTCATTCAACGTTTTTTTGGTCGAAATTAAATCAGATATACGTTTTTTATCCAATACATATCTAATTGAGTAAAAAAAAGCGGTAGCTACCGCTTTTTTTTACTCATCCTCACAACATGAATACATACTTTTGTAAAAATTTTTTATACTATGTTTTTTATTTCTTGTTTAATTTTGAGAATGTACTTTTATATAACTTATGTTTCTAACTCTAACTGGAATAAACAGCCCGTGATAATTGCATGAATCCATG
This Bacillus thuringiensis DNA region includes the following protein-coding sequences:
- a CDS encoding MerR family transcriptional regulator, with protein sequence MEYGYFAQEVAKQLDINTNTLRRWSIELEKMEYIFERNERNQRIYYENDIDILKQMKEYLNQNWKLEEAATRSMENTEENVQKTDSVHEENEVQVTLRKRSETDVLMIQEKFSYMFEQQDKIVQQNQDIIKLLLQERSEKEDKDLQIQLLQEKLDKAIELLNEDRQEQQDNTKKTFIQRFFGRN